The DNA window GTCGCCGCCCACGTAGTTCGCGTTGTCGACCTCGTGGTCGGCGGGGCTGCGGACCGCCGTCGCGACGACGCGCTCGCGCAGGCCGGGGGCGAAGCGCTCGAGCTGGTCGAGCACGACCCTCTCGCCGTCGCCCGCCCAGTGGGCCGGCACGTGGGCGTAGGCCCAGACGGGATGGACGTCGCCGACCGAGCGGGTCGGGTCGGCGAGGTGCTGCTGCGCGACGAGCACGAACGGCGACTCGGGCATCTCGCCGCGGCAGACCGCGGCCTCGCTCGCCGCGATCTGCTCGAGCGTGCCGCCGACGTGGACGGTGCCGGCGCGGCGGGCGGCCTCGGCGGTCCAGGGAACGCCGCCGCGCACGGCGAGGTCGACCTTGAAGACGCCCGGGCCGTAGCGCCAGCGCCGATAGGTACGACGCCGCCGGGCCGGCAGTCGGTCGCCGAGGATCTCCGCGGCTGCTTGCGGCCCGGTGTCGAGCATGGTGATCGCGGCCCTCGGCAGGTCGGCCGAGGTTCGCACGGCGCGGCCGGTGACGATCTCGCCGCCCAGCTCGGTGAGCAGTGACGCGAGCGCGCGGGTGATCGCGGCCGAGCCGCCCTCGGGGACCGGCCAGCCGTGCCGGTGCCCGGCCGCGGTGAGCAGCACGCCGACCGCAGCGGTCACCGGCCGCGAGAGGGGACGGAAGGCGTGCGCGGCCGAGCCGGCGAAGAGCGCGCGCGCCTGCGGCGTACGGAAGCGGCGGGCCAGCACCGTGGCCGGGAGCCCCGCGCGCAGCCCGAAGCGGGCCATCGAGACGGGGTGGTCGGGGATCCGGACGATCGGACCGAGGACGTCGCCGGCCAGGTCGTCGAACCGGTCGACCAGCGGGCCGAACACACCGCGCCAGGCCGCCCCGTCGGCTCCGAGCCCGCGACACGTCTCGTCGAGGTCGCGCACGAGCACGCCCGCCGTACCGTCGTCGAGCGGGTGGGCCAGGTCGATCTCGGGCCAGCGCCACACGAGGCCGTGGTCGGCGAGCGGCAGCGTCGCGAGGTACGGCGACGCGAGCGCGAACGGGTGGACCGCCGAGCACACGTCGTGGAGCAGCCCGGGCAGGGTGAGCTCCTCGGTGCGGGTGCCGCCGCCGATGGTGGCGGCCGCCTCGAGCACGGTGACCCGGTGGCCGGCCTGGGCGAGGCGGACCGCCGCGGCGAGGCCGTTGGGGCCGGAGCCGACGACGACGGCGTCGCGGGCGGCCGTGTCGGCCGGACGAGTGCTCATGTCGTGAGCCCAGCCCCGACGCGGGTGCCGTTGGGGCCGCGAGGCGTGGGATCGGGGACGGTGGCGACGGGCACCCCGCCCGTCCCGTGGACGGTCACGGAGCGCATGCCGCGACCATAGTGGCGCGACCATGGTGCGGTGGACCCTCGCGACTTCCCGAACCTCGATCCCGAGCTCGCCCCGGTCGTCGCGTCGATGGCCGCGCCGTCGCCCTACGCGCTGGACCACCTGGCGGTGTCGCGGACCGGGCTGGCCGAGCTCGCCGCCGCCATCGAGGTCGACCAGACGGGTGTCGTCTGGGAGGACGTCGGCCGGTGCCGGGTCTACCGACCGGTGGGGGACCGGGACCCCCGCGAACCGCTGGCCGGCCTGCTCTACCTGCACGGCGGCGGCTTCTGCCTCGGCAGCGTCGCGCTCGAGCACCACACCACGGTGGCCCTGTGCCGCGACCTCGGAGTCGTCGTGGTGGCGGTCGACTACCGCCTGGCCCCCGAGCACCCCTATCCCGCCGCGCTGGAGGACTGCCACGCCGGCCTCGAGCTCCTCGCGTCGCTCGACGGGGTGCGCACCGACCGGCTCGCGGTGCACGGCAGCTCCGCCGGCGGCGGGCTGGCCGCCGCGCTGGCCCTGCTCGCCCGCGACCGTGGCGGCCCAGCCCTGTGCTTCCAGTCCCTCGACGCGCCCGCACTCGACGACCGCCTCGAGACCCCGTCGATGCTGGCCGGCCCGGTGCCGTCCTGGTCGCTGGCTGAGGCCCGCCGCTCGTGGGAGCACTACCTCGGCGGCCGGGCCGCCGACCGGTACGCCGCCCCGGCCCGGGCCGAGGACCTGGCGGGCCTGCCCCCCGCCTACGTCGTGACCTGCGAGCTCGACCCCCTGCGCGACGAGGGCCTGACCTACGCCCTGAGGCTGCTGGCGGCCGGCGTCTCGGTCGAGCTGCACTCGTTCCCCGGCACCTTCCACGGGGTCCAGATCGCCCGGGGGACCGCGGTCGTGGAGCGGATGCAGCGCGAGCTGGTCGAGGTGCTGCGGCGTCGCCTCGGGTGACGGAGGTCGACGGTCGAGAGCCTGACGGACCCGGGGTGCGTCGGTTTCCGGGGTCGGCTGAAACGCCGAGTGACCCGGGGTGCGTCGGTTTCGGAGGTCGGTCGAAACGCGGAGTGACCCGGGGTGCGTCGGTTTCGGAGGTCGGTCGAAACGCGGAGTGACCCGGGGTGCGTCGGTTTCGGAGGCCGGCCGAAACGCAAAGCGACCCAAGGTGGGTCACTTCGCGTTTCCGACCCTGCGTGGAACTGATGCGGGGTGGGTCACTTCGCGTTTCCGACCCTGCGTGGAACTGATGCGGGGTGGGTCACTTCGCGTTTCCGACCCTGCGTGGAACCGAGGCGGGGTGGGTCACTTCGCGTGCGGGCGCACGACCGGTCCAGCCGGGTAGGCCGAGCCACACCAACGCCGCCGGGGCGTGCGCCGGCACGGCGGGAGTGCGTGGCGGCACCGGCGCGACCGGGACGTAGGCCTCGCCGAGTGCGGGCCGGGGGTCCGGCTCGCCTCGGTTGGGCCACAGGGCCGTGGCGCGCTCGGCCATCGCGGTGATGGTGAGGGACGGGTTGACGCCGAGGTTGGCGCCGATGGTCGAGCCGTCGATGACGTGCAGACCCGGGTGGCCGTGGACCCGGTGGTAGGGGTCGACGACCCCGTCGGCGGCCGTCGCGCCGATGACCGCGCCGCCGACGTAGTGGGCCGTCGCCGGGGCCCCGACCAGGTCGCTGGCCAGCGAGGTGGCGTCGCCGCCGACCTTGCGGGCCAGGCGTCGCGCGACGTCGTGGGCGACGGGGAGCCACGAGGGGTTGGGGGCGCCGGTGCCGACGCGGGTGCGCAGGCGGCCGCGGTGCAGGAAGGAGGTCAGTGAGTTGTCGAGGGACTGCATGACGAGCAGCGACAGGGTCCGCTCGGAGGAGCGGGCCAGGCGGCGGGTGCGCAGCAACGGGCCCGGGCGGCGTACCTGGTCGGCGACGAAGCGGCGCAGCCGGCCCGCACCGCCGTCGACGAGCGGGACGTTGAGGACGGCACCCTTGTCCTGCATGGCGTTGCTGCGGCAGAGCTCGACGTGGGTGTGCGGCTCGGGGTGGAACGACGACGTGATGGCGACGCCCTGTGAGAAGCCCTGCGGCGTGCGGGCCAGCACGTTGACGATGGCCTCGGAGTTGGACCGCGACAGCTCACCGAGTCGGGGCGACAACGCTGGCAGCGAGCCCGAGGCGCGCAGCGCGTGGAGCAGGGCCTGGGTGCCACGGGCGGCGGCGGAGACGACGACCTGGTCGGCGGTGAACGTGCGGGTGGTCCGGCGGTGCCGCGGGTGCCGCGCGATGACCGTGAACCCGCCTCCGTCCCGGGCCGGACGCGGACGGACGTCGGTCACCTCGCTCAGCTCGTGGACGACGGCACCGGCGGCCTCGGCGAGGTGCAGGTAGTTCTTGGGCAGGGTGTTCTTGGCGTTGAACGGGCAGCCCGAGGTGCACCGCGCGCAGTGCACGCACGCACGCCGGGTCGGGCCGGCGCCACCGAAGAACGGGTCGGCGACCTCGCCCCCCGGCGCCTCCTCGTCGAAGAACACGCCCACGTCGGTCGGCTGGAAGGTCGACTCGACCCCGAGGTCGGCGGCGACCTCGCGGACCAGCTCGTCGGCCGGCCACAGCCGCGGGTTGGTGGTGACGCCGAGCATCCGCCTGGCCTGCTCGTAGTAGGGCGCCAGCTCCGCGCGCCAGTCGGTGATGGCGCGCCACGACGGGTCGTCGTAGAACGCGTCGTGCGGCTCGTAGAGCGTGTTGGCGTAGATGAGCGAGCCGCCCCCGACGCCGACCGCGCTGAACAGGGAGATCTCGCCCAGCATGCTCAGCCGCATCGGCCCGAGCATCCCGAGTCGTGGCGCCCACAGCAGGTCGCGCGAGCCCTGCCCCTCGAAGTCGGCGTCGGTCCAGCGCTGACCCGTCTCGAGCACGCCGACCCGGTAGCCCTTCTCGCTCAGCCGCAGGGCGGTGACGCTCCCGCCGAAGCCCGAGCCGATGACGAGGACGTCGTAGTGCGACGGCGGTTGAGGTGCGAGCTTGCGAGCAGACGGCGGTTGAGGTGCGAGCTTGCGAGCAGACGGCGGTTGAGGTGCGAGCTTGCGAGCAGACGGCGGTTGAGGTGCGAGCTTGCGAGCCTCGAAACCCCGTCGCCTCATGCGAGCGTGCGGTCGAGGAACTCGACCTGGTGCCGCGAGGCGGCCTCGAACCACGGCTTGCCGGCGTAGAGGTCGAAGTGGTCGCCGGGGTAGTGGCGCACCTGGGCCCGCGCGTCGAACGCCGCCTTCATCGACGCCTGCGGGGGAGCGCTGCGGTCGAAGTCGGCGACCTGCACGAGCACCGGGGCCGAGACCGTCTTGGCCAGCTTGGCCGGGCGGTGCTTGCCGAGCTCGAGCCCGACGGCCGCGTCGACCTCGTTGACCCACGTCGGTCCGGCGATCGCGAGGTAGTCCTCGAGGCAGCCGTCGAGGGTGAGTGCGCCGAGCTCGCCCGGGCGGGCGACGACGGGCATCGTCCGGGCCGTCCGCCCGACCGTGCTGCCGACCTTGCTGCGTACGCCGAGGGCGGTGCTGCGCGCGATCGACCCGAGCGTGTGGTGCTGCAGGGCCAGGCGTCCGGCCGCCATCCCGTCGACGAGGGGCGTCACGGCCACCACCGCGGCGATGTCGTCGCGGCCGGCCGCGACCGCGAACACGTGGCCGCCGGCGAGCGAGACGCCCCAGAGCACGACCCGGGCGGGGTCGACACCGGGCAGCTTGCGGGCGGCGTCGACCGCCGCGCGGTAGTCGTCCTGCTGCGCGGCGACCGACACCGTCTGGCGCGGGGTGCCGCCCGAGGCGCCGAAGCCGCGGTAGTCGAAGGCCAGCACGTGGTAGCCGGCGGCAGCGAGCGGGGCGGCGAACTCGGCCAGGCCGGAGTCCTTGGTGCCGGCCAGGCCGTGCGCCATCACGACGACCGGGCGGTCGGGTGCGCCGGCGAAGTGCCAGGCGTCGATCGTGTCGCCGCCGGAGAGGAACGTGGTGGAGGATGGGGTGGTCATCAGGAGCTCCTTGTCGCGTGAGGTGGTTTCGAGACGGTTGCTAGCGCAACCTCCTCAACCACCGTGGCCGTAGATCGAGCGGAGCCAGATCGACACGACGGTGTCGATCAGCTGGTCGCGGGTGAGGCCGCCGCCGAGCGCGAGGCGCTCGAGCATGCGGTCGTTGAGCTCGAGCAGGACCGACGCGAGCGCGGCCGGGGCGGGGTGGCCGGCGGCCTCGATCACCGTGGCGAGGTGGGGGACGAAGGACTCCCGGTCGGCGTCCCACATCTCGCGCACCGCGGTGTTGGTCGCCCGGGCGTCGAGCATCGCGCGGAACAGGTGCTGGTGGCGGTCCCAGGCGCCGAACAGTCCGCGCACCATGGCCTCGACGCGCGCGGCCGGCGGGTCGTCGCCGTCGAGGGCGGCGGCCGCGACGACGGACTCGTCGTACAGCTCCTCCATGAGCGCGGCGGTGGCCTGCGCCTTGTTCTCGAAGTAGAAGTAGAACGCTGACCGGGTCACCCCGGCCCGCCGCGAGATGTCGGCGATGGTGATCGAGTCGAGGCTCGACTCCTGCAGCTGCAGGTCGAGCGACTCGAGCAGCGCCGTACGCCGCGCGTCGCCCTTCGTATGGCCGCTCACGAGCGAGCCCTGGCCAGGCCGGCGGGCAGCTCCTTGACGCGCAGGTTGTGCTCGTAGACGAAGTAGTCGAGCTGCTGGGTGTGCCGGGGGCGGTCCAGGACGTGACCGGTGTAGAGCTGCTGGTCGGCGAGGATCACCCGCTCCATCTCGGCGACGTCGGGCAGCCGGTAGCGCCCGATCGCGTAGGCGCCGAGCAGGCGGGCCTGGGCCTCGACGAACGGGAACAGCGTCGGCGTCGACTGGGCGAAGCCCATGAACACCAGGTCGTCGATGCCGGGCTTGAACATCCGCTTGAACAGCGGGATCGCGTTGTCCGGCGCGCTGATGAAGCTCTCGTCGAAGAACGGGAAGGTGATGTTGTAGCCGGTGGCGTAGATGATCACGTCGAACTCGCTCGACGTGCCGTCCTCGAAGTGGACGCAGCTGCCGTCGAGGCGGGAGACGTTGGGCTTGGGCGTCACGTCGCCCGAGGTCAGCCGCAGGGGCAGCTCGGCCGACTGGGTCGGGTGGGCCTCGAAGAACTTGTGGTTGGGCTTGGGCAGGCCGTAGAGCGTCGGGTCGGACGCCGTCATGAACTGCATCTTCTGCACGAACTTGCGCTGCCAGGCGAGCGGGATGTGCGGGCTGGTGCGGTAGTTCATGTCGGCCGGCTTGCCGAACATCAGCTTCGGCACGATCCACGCGCTGGAGCGCGTCGAGAGGGTGACCGTGTTCTGCAGCGACTTCTGCGACAGCTCGACGGTGATGTCGGCGGCGCTGTTGCCCAGGCCGACCACGAGGATCCGCTTGCCGGTGAAGGCCAGCGGGGTCTGTGGGTCGACGTAGTGGTGGGAGTGGATCGACTCGCCGGTGAACTCCCCGGGGAAGTCGGCCATCCGCGGGTCCCAGTGGTGGCCGTTGGCGACCACCAGCAGGTCGAAGTGTCGCCTGGCGCCGGTCTGGTCCTCGAGCTCCCACCCGCCTCCCTGGTCGGCGGGCAGCCGCTCGGCGTGGATCACCCGGTTCTCGAACTCGATCAGCTCGCGCAGGCCGAAGGCGTCGGCGTAGGCGTCGAGGTAGGCCTTGATCTCGGTGTGGTGGGGGAAGTCGGGGTAGTCGTCGGGCATCGGGAAGTCCTTGAAGGACAGCTGGTGCTTGGACGTGTCGATGTGCAGCGAGCGGTAGGCGCTGCTGTGCCCGTTGGGGTTGCCGAACGCCCAGTTGCCGCCGACCCGGTCGGAGGCCTCGAAGACCGTCACGGGGACGCCGTAGTCGGCGAGCATCTTGGCGGAGGTGAGGCCGCTGATGCCGGCGCCGATCACGGCCACGGTGGGCAGGCCGGTGGGTGGGCCGGTGGGTGTGGTCTGGGTCACTCGACGAGGGTACGACGCTTTTGACACGCGTCAAGAAGAAACTGGACATCTGTCCACCCGGGAGCCTTGCCGCATACTAGAACAAGTTCTA is part of the Nocardioides plantarum genome and encodes:
- a CDS encoding phytoene desaturase family protein, translated to MSTRPADTAARDAVVVGSGPNGLAAAVRLAQAGHRVTVLEAAATIGGGTRTEELTLPGLLHDVCSAVHPFALASPYLATLPLADHGLVWRWPEIDLAHPLDDGTAGVLVRDLDETCRGLGADGAAWRGVFGPLVDRFDDLAGDVLGPIVRIPDHPVSMARFGLRAGLPATVLARRFRTPQARALFAGSAAHAFRPLSRPVTAAVGVLLTAAGHRHGWPVPEGGSAAITRALASLLTELGGEIVTGRAVRTSADLPRAAITMLDTGPQAAAEILGDRLPARRRRTYRRWRYGPGVFKVDLAVRGGVPWTAEAARRAGTVHVGGTLEQIAASEAAVCRGEMPESPFVLVAQQHLADPTRSVGDVHPVWAYAHVPAHWAGDGERVVLDQLERFAPGLRERVVATAVRSPADHEVDNANYVGGDIAGGANDLRQLVGRPRLTPDPYATGVDGVWLCSASTPPGAGVHGMCGLRAAERALRQVDQTTRRSRRLR
- a CDS encoding alpha/beta hydrolase — translated: MDPRDFPNLDPELAPVVASMAAPSPYALDHLAVSRTGLAELAAAIEVDQTGVVWEDVGRCRVYRPVGDRDPREPLAGLLYLHGGGFCLGSVALEHHTTVALCRDLGVVVVAVDYRLAPEHPYPAALEDCHAGLELLASLDGVRTDRLAVHGSSAGGGLAAALALLARDRGGPALCFQSLDAPALDDRLETPSMLAGPVPSWSLAEARRSWEHYLGGRAADRYAAPARAEDLAGLPPAYVVTCELDPLRDEGLTYALRLLAAGVSVELHSFPGTFHGVQIARGTAVVERMQRELVEVLRRRLG
- a CDS encoding FAD-dependent oxidoreductase translates to MRRRGFEARKLAPQPPSARKLAPQPPSARKLAPQPPSARKLAPQPPSHYDVLVIGSGFGGSVTALRLSEKGYRVGVLETGQRWTDADFEGQGSRDLLWAPRLGMLGPMRLSMLGEISLFSAVGVGGGSLIYANTLYEPHDAFYDDPSWRAITDWRAELAPYYEQARRMLGVTTNPRLWPADELVREVAADLGVESTFQPTDVGVFFDEEAPGGEVADPFFGGAGPTRRACVHCARCTSGCPFNAKNTLPKNYLHLAEAAGAVVHELSEVTDVRPRPARDGGGFTVIARHPRHRRTTRTFTADQVVVSAAARGTQALLHALRASGSLPALSPRLGELSRSNSEAIVNVLARTPQGFSQGVAITSSFHPEPHTHVELCRSNAMQDKGAVLNVPLVDGGAGRLRRFVADQVRRPGPLLRTRRLARSSERTLSLLVMQSLDNSLTSFLHRGRLRTRVGTGAPNPSWLPVAHDVARRLARKVGGDATSLASDLVGAPATAHYVGGAVIGATAADGVVDPYHRVHGHPGLHVIDGSTIGANLGVNPSLTITAMAERATALWPNRGEPDPRPALGEAYVPVAPVPPRTPAVPAHAPAALVWLGLPGWTGRAPAREVTHPASVPRRVGNAK
- a CDS encoding alpha/beta hydrolase, with protein sequence MTTPSSTTFLSGGDTIDAWHFAGAPDRPVVVMAHGLAGTKDSGLAEFAAPLAAAGYHVLAFDYRGFGASGGTPRQTVSVAAQQDDYRAAVDAARKLPGVDPARVVLWGVSLAGGHVFAVAAGRDDIAAVVAVTPLVDGMAAGRLALQHHTLGSIARSTALGVRSKVGSTVGRTARTMPVVARPGELGALTLDGCLEDYLAIAGPTWVNEVDAAVGLELGKHRPAKLAKTVSAPVLVQVADFDRSAPPQASMKAAFDARAQVRHYPGDHFDLYAGKPWFEAASRHQVEFLDRTLA
- a CDS encoding TetR/AcrR family transcriptional regulator, which translates into the protein MSGHTKGDARRTALLESLDLQLQESSLDSITIADISRRAGVTRSAFYFYFENKAQATAALMEELYDESVVAAAALDGDDPPAARVEAMVRGLFGAWDRHQHLFRAMLDARATNTAVREMWDADRESFVPHLATVIEAAGHPAPAALASVLLELNDRMLERLALGGGLTRDQLIDTVVSIWLRSIYGHGG
- a CDS encoding flavin-containing monooxygenase, encoding MTQTTPTGPPTGLPTVAVIGAGISGLTSAKMLADYGVPVTVFEASDRVGGNWAFGNPNGHSSAYRSLHIDTSKHQLSFKDFPMPDDYPDFPHHTEIKAYLDAYADAFGLRELIEFENRVIHAERLPADQGGGWELEDQTGARRHFDLLVVANGHHWDPRMADFPGEFTGESIHSHHYVDPQTPLAFTGKRILVVGLGNSAADITVELSQKSLQNTVTLSTRSSAWIVPKLMFGKPADMNYRTSPHIPLAWQRKFVQKMQFMTASDPTLYGLPKPNHKFFEAHPTQSAELPLRLTSGDVTPKPNVSRLDGSCVHFEDGTSSEFDVIIYATGYNITFPFFDESFISAPDNAIPLFKRMFKPGIDDLVFMGFAQSTPTLFPFVEAQARLLGAYAIGRYRLPDVAEMERVILADQQLYTGHVLDRPRHTQQLDYFVYEHNLRVKELPAGLARARS